In the Neofelis nebulosa isolate mNeoNeb1 chromosome 11, mNeoNeb1.pri, whole genome shotgun sequence genome, one interval contains:
- the CCDC117 gene encoding coiled-coil domain-containing protein 117, with amino-acid sequence MAALGRPFSGLPLSGSPDFLQPPPAFPGRAFPPGVDGAELAPRPGPRASPSSPGGSAARGRVPVRCKKKHKREEEEDDCPVRKKRLTEAGLCAGPNDWILCAHQDIESHGVNPCTSGLSAPGMLDVICEEMDQTTGEPQCEVARRRLQEIEDRIIDEDEEVEADRNINHLPSLVLSDTMKTGLKREFDEVFTKKMIESMSRPSMELVLWKPLPELLSDKPKPSSNAKNYTGESQTKHAAAGTAFPGRTELFLEPRQTGMPVYSGLETAACTEEEMEL; translated from the exons ATGGCCGCGCTCGGCCGGCCCTTCAGCGGCCTCCCTCTGAGCGGCAGCCCGGACTTCCTGCAGCCGCCGCCGGCCTTCCCCGGCCGGGCCTTCCCGCCGGGAGTGGACGGCGCCGAGCTGGCCCCGCGGCCGGGACCCCGCGCCTCCCCGAGCAGCCCCGGCGGGAGCGCGGCGCGCGGACG TGTTCCAGTTCGctgtaaaaagaaacacaagcgagaggaggaggaggatga ttgtccagtaagaaagaaaaggctaACTGAAGCAGGGCTGTGTGCTGGTCCTAATGACTGGATTCTTTGTGCACATCAGGATATAGAGAGTCATGGAGTAAATCCGTGTACTAGTGGCCTCTCTGCACCTGGCATGTTAGATGTAATTTGTGAAGAAATGGATCAGACAACGGGAGAACCACAGTGTGAAGTTGCCCGAAGGAGGCTTCAGGAAATTGAGGACAG GATAATTGATGAAGATGAAGAAGTTGAAGCTGACAGAAATATTAACCATCTCCCCAGTCTTGTTCTTTCTGACACCATGAAAACAGGTTTGAAGAGGGAATTTGATGAAgtctttacaaagaaaatgattGAGTCCAT GAGCCGTCCTTCCATGGAGCTTGTGCTCTGGAAACCTCTCCCTGAACTCCTTTCTGATAAGCCAAAGCCGTCATCTAATGCTAAGAACTACACAGGAGAGAGCCAAACCAAGCATGCAGCTGCCGGCACTGCCTTCCCTGGGAGAACTGAACTGTTCTTGGAACCTCGGCAAACAGGGATGCCTGTTTACAGTGGTTTGGAGACAGCCGCTTGCACAGAAGAAGAGATGGAACTCTAG